The region AACCCCGTATTGGCCGTCGAGAAAGGCCGCTGCGGGTAACATCCTCTTCTCATCAAGCAGTATGGCGCTGATCATCTGAAAAGTAGCCGCTGCAGGCGCATAAAAGGCACTGCCGTTCTTCAGGAGCGAAACTATCTCGGCGCCTCCCTTTCTCGTCCTTTCAATCAGAGCATCGATCCGGTCCTCCGGCATAAGACGGGTTATAGGCACCCCCCTCACCGTAGTAAACCTCGGCATCGGAACCATCTGGTCACCATGCCCGCCAAGGACAAGGGCCTCAACATCACGGGGAGAAACGCCTATCTCCATGGCTGCAAAGGTCCTGAACCGGGCGGAGTCGAGCACCCCGCCCATCCCCATCACACGGGAGGGGGGAAAACCCGTGACCTCGTAGCAGAGCTGGGCCATTACATCCATGGGGTTTGTAACAACAATCACCTTGCTGTCGGGACACAGCCCGGATAGCTCCGTACTTACACCACGAACCACCGCTGCATTTATATTGAGGAGGTCGTCCCTTGACATCCCCGGCTTCCTTGCCGCCCCTGCAGTGATAACCACCAGGTCGGAGTCCGCCGTATCGGTCAGGCTGTTGGTCCCGGTTATTTTCGGACCCGTATCCCACAGGGGCGTTGCCTCGAGCATATCAAGGGCCTTGCCCTGCGGCATTCCCTCGGCAATATCGTACAGCACAACATCTGCAA is a window of bacterium BMS3Abin08 DNA encoding:
- the mdh gene encoding malate dehydrogenase: MRRKVSVIGAGNVGATLAQYVAMSGLADVVLYDIAEGMPQGKALDMLEATPLWDTGPKITGTNSLTDTADSDLVVITAGAARKPGMSRDDLLNINAAVVRGVSTELSGLCPDSKVIVVTNPMDVMAQLCYEVTGFPPSRVMGMGGVLDSARFRTFAAMEIGVSPRDVEALVLGGHGDQMVPMPRFTTVRGVPITRLMPEDRIDALIERTRKGGAEIVSLLKNGSAFYAPAAATFQMISAILLDEKRMLPAAAFLDGQYGVEGYFAGVPVVLGTGGIERIVEIELNDREKAHFEASVRAVRDLVDGLKDK